In Enoplosus armatus isolate fEnoArm2 chromosome 2, fEnoArm2.hap1, whole genome shotgun sequence, one DNA window encodes the following:
- the krt94 gene encoding keratin 94 isoform X2, with translation MFYSQSINSGPSMITRQSRSYTSSAAPHKAHSVSGLSFRGGPRISSSSIRTVSSGYGGGMGFSSGGFDLSNALDQSAVHLNEKATMQNLNDRLASYLDKVRSLEAANSKLEIQIREYYEKKGPAAERDYSNYWAIINDLKDKIAAATVGNANILLQIDNSKLAADDFKTKFEHELMMRQSVEADIANLRRLLDQTTLTKADLEMQIEGLQDELAYLKKNHAEELAALRSQLSGTVNVEVDAAPHQDLNKVLEEMRAQYEVITDKHRRDQEAWFTEKSTVLSKEVASSTESIQTSKTEISDLRRTLQGLEIELQSQLSMKGALENTLAETEARYSAMLSGFQNTINMLEAELGNVRASIEQQGQDYKMLLDIKTRLEQEIATYRSLLETEESRPIGGSKTTVTTTTVRS, from the exons ATGTTTTACAGCCAGAGCATCAACAGTGGTCCCAGCATGATCACCAGACAGAGCCGCAGCTACACATCAAGTGCTGCTCCCCACAAGGCTCACAGTGTGTCAGGACTCAGCTTCAGGGGAGGCCCCCGCATCTCTTCTAGCAGCATCCGCACCGTCTCCTCCGGGTATGGAGGTGGCATGGGGTTCAGCAGCGGTGGGTTCGACCTGTCCAACGCCCTGGACCAGAGCGCCGTGCACCTGAACGAGAAGGCCACCATGCAGAACCTGAACGACCGTTTGGCCTCCTACCTGGACAAGGTCCGCTCTCTGGAGGCAGCCAACTCCAAGCTGGAGATTCAGATCAGAGAGTACTACGAGAAGAAGGgccctgcagcagagagggactACAGCAACTACTGGGCCATTATCAATGACCTGAAGGACAAG ATCGCCGCCGCCACCGTTGGCAATGCAAACATCCTGCTCCAGATTGACAACTCCAAGCTGGCTGCTGATGACTTCAAAACCAA ATTTGAGCACGAGCTGATGATGCGCCAGTCAGTTGAGGCCGACATCGCCAACCTGCGCCGCCTGCTGGACCAGACCACCCTGACGAAGGCTGACCTGGAGATGCAGATCGAGGGCCTGCAGGATGAGCTGGCCTACCTCAAGAAGAATCACGCAGAG GAGCTGGCAGCTCTGCGCTCTCAGCTTAGTGGCACAGTCAACGTGGAGGTGGATGCTGCACCCCATCAAGACCTCAACAAAGTCCTGGAGGAGATGCGTGCCCAGTACGAAGTCATCACTGACAAACATCGTCGCGACCAGGAGGCCTGGTTCACTGAGAAG TCGACAGTCCTGAGCAAGGAAGTGGCCAGCAGCACAGAGTCAATCCAGACCTCCAAGACAGAGATCAGTGACCTGCGGCGCACACTGCAGGGCCTGGAGATTGAACTGCAGTCTCAGCTCAGCAtg AAAGGGGCTCTGGAGAACAcactggcagagacagaggctcGTTACAGCGCCATGCTCAGCGGCTTCCAGAACACAATCAACATGCTCGAAGCAGAACTCGGCAACGTGCGCGCAAGCATCGAGCAGCAGGGACAGGACTACAAGATGCTGCTGGACATCAAGACCAGGCTGGAGCAGGAGATCGCAACCTACAGGAGCCTGCTGGAAACAGAGGAGTCCAG ACCCATTG GGGGCTCAAAGACCACAGTCACAACCACCACTGTGCGCAGCTAG
- the krt94 gene encoding keratin 94 isoform X1 — MFYSQSINSGPSMITRQSRSYTSSAAPHKAHSVSGLSFRGGPRISSSSIRTVSSGYGGGMGFSSGGFDLSNALDQSAVHLNEKATMQNLNDRLASYLDKVRSLEAANSKLEIQIREYYEKKGPAAERDYSNYWAIINDLKDKIAAATVGNANILLQIDNSKLAADDFKTKFEHELMMRQSVEADIANLRRLLDQTTLTKADLEMQIEGLQDELAYLKKNHAEELAALRSQLSGTVNVEVDAAPHQDLNKVLEEMRAQYEVITDKHRRDQEAWFTEKSTVLSKEVASSTESIQTSKTEISDLRRTLQGLEIELQSQLSMKGALENTLAETEARYSAMLSGFQNTINMLEAELGNVRASIEQQGQDYKMLLDIKTRLEQEIATYRSLLETEESRPIGSGGSKTTVTTTTVRS; from the exons ATGTTTTACAGCCAGAGCATCAACAGTGGTCCCAGCATGATCACCAGACAGAGCCGCAGCTACACATCAAGTGCTGCTCCCCACAAGGCTCACAGTGTGTCAGGACTCAGCTTCAGGGGAGGCCCCCGCATCTCTTCTAGCAGCATCCGCACCGTCTCCTCCGGGTATGGAGGTGGCATGGGGTTCAGCAGCGGTGGGTTCGACCTGTCCAACGCCCTGGACCAGAGCGCCGTGCACCTGAACGAGAAGGCCACCATGCAGAACCTGAACGACCGTTTGGCCTCCTACCTGGACAAGGTCCGCTCTCTGGAGGCAGCCAACTCCAAGCTGGAGATTCAGATCAGAGAGTACTACGAGAAGAAGGgccctgcagcagagagggactACAGCAACTACTGGGCCATTATCAATGACCTGAAGGACAAG ATCGCCGCCGCCACCGTTGGCAATGCAAACATCCTGCTCCAGATTGACAACTCCAAGCTGGCTGCTGATGACTTCAAAACCAA ATTTGAGCACGAGCTGATGATGCGCCAGTCAGTTGAGGCCGACATCGCCAACCTGCGCCGCCTGCTGGACCAGACCACCCTGACGAAGGCTGACCTGGAGATGCAGATCGAGGGCCTGCAGGATGAGCTGGCCTACCTCAAGAAGAATCACGCAGAG GAGCTGGCAGCTCTGCGCTCTCAGCTTAGTGGCACAGTCAACGTGGAGGTGGATGCTGCACCCCATCAAGACCTCAACAAAGTCCTGGAGGAGATGCGTGCCCAGTACGAAGTCATCACTGACAAACATCGTCGCGACCAGGAGGCCTGGTTCACTGAGAAG TCGACAGTCCTGAGCAAGGAAGTGGCCAGCAGCACAGAGTCAATCCAGACCTCCAAGACAGAGATCAGTGACCTGCGGCGCACACTGCAGGGCCTGGAGATTGAACTGCAGTCTCAGCTCAGCAtg AAAGGGGCTCTGGAGAACAcactggcagagacagaggctcGTTACAGCGCCATGCTCAGCGGCTTCCAGAACACAATCAACATGCTCGAAGCAGAACTCGGCAACGTGCGCGCAAGCATCGAGCAGCAGGGACAGGACTACAAGATGCTGCTGGACATCAAGACCAGGCTGGAGCAGGAGATCGCAACCTACAGGAGCCTGCTGGAAACAGAGGAGTCCAG ACCCATTGGTTCAG GGGGCTCAAAGACCACAGTCACAACCACCACTGTGCGCAGCTAG
- the LOC139295423 gene encoding stromal membrane-associated protein 1-like: MTTRSEREKAQKLNEQHQAILSKMLREEDNKYCADCEAKGPRWASWNLGVFICIRCAGIHRNLGVHISRVKSVNLDQWTSEQIQSIQDMGNTKARQLYEANLPESFRRPQTDQAVEFFIRDKYEKKKYYCKNVTNGSSPKDGKKEREPDRGSKVSSYTKSEDSRPVPKISPAKTSEPSVNLLGLDAPTAASTNNGSTSTSQNNNDLDIFGPMVSNPLPASTSTAQFSQVSSSNAASTPTQAPAAGAAGGGASSGSGQGDLDLFSDSSSNTKTDDMTKKPLSKDSILSLYGTNSMSQQAPAAGMFMGPSQMQFPVQATAGYQAFPGMGTAMPPTTVMGAMMAQSGAAMMGPSPGMMVGMTMPNGFMGNAPATGVMGMAPRMMGPQGGAMPAGMVPAQGMYAIQPGQQAQWNMGQVNQQMSGMTLNGAGGQMAFTQPPSAMGGWAAAGSGQTLSTQLWK, from the exons ATGACGACCCGCtcggagagagagaaggcccAGAAACTCAACGAGCAGCACCAGGCCATCCTGTCCAAAAtgctgagagaggaagacaacaaGTACTGCGCCGACTGCGAGGCGAAAG GTCCAAGATGGGCATCCTGGAATCTGGGAGTATTTATCTGCATCCGGTGTGCTGGCATCCACAGGAACCTGGGAGTACACATATCCAGAGTTAAATCAGTCAACCTGGACCAATGGACCTCAGAACAAATTCAG AGTATACAGGACATGGGTAACACCAAGGCCAGGCAGCTTTATGAGGCCAACCTTCCAGAAAGCTTCAGAAGACCTCAAACAGACCA AGCTGTGGAATTCTTCATCAGGGATAAAtatgagaagaagaaatactACTGCAAGAATGTGACCAATGGGAGCAGT ccAAAGGATGGtaagaaagagagggagccaGACAGAGGGAGCAAGGTGTCATCCTACACCAAG agtgaAGACTCCAGGCCAGTTCCCAAAATCAGCCCTGCTAAGACCTCAGAACCCTCTGTGAACCTACTAGGCCTTG ACGCACCGACAGCTGCATCAACTAACAATGGTAGCACGAGCACAAGCCAGAACAACAATGACCTGGATATATTTGGCCCCATGGTGTCCAACCCCCTCCCCGCGTCCACATCCACAGCTCAGTTTTCTCAG GTGAGCTCCAGTAACGCGGCCAGCACTCCGACACAAGCTCCAGCAGCCGGAGCAGCAGGAGGCGGGGCCAGCTCAGGGTCGGGGCAGGGAGACCTCGATTTGTTCAGTGACAGCAGTAGCAATACTAAAACTGACGACATGACCAAGAAGCCCCTGTCCAAGGACTCCATCCTGTCCCTGTATGGAACCAACAGCATGTCCCAACAGGCCCCCGCTG CGGGCATGTTCATGGGCCCCTCCCAGATGCAGTTTCCTGTCCAGGCCACTGCTGGTTATCAGGCCTTCCCTGGCATGGGCACGGCCATGCCACCTACAACTGTCATGGGTGCCATGATGGCTCAGAGCGGGGCAGCCATGATGGGGCCCAGTCCGGGCATGATGGTTGGGATGACCATGCCTAATGGCTTCATGGGGAATGCTCCAGCCACTGGTGTGATGGGCATGGCACCGAGGATGATGGGACCACAAGGTGGTGCGATGCCTGCAGGCATGGTTCCTGCTCAGGGCATGTACGCCATCCAGCCTGGGCAGCAGGCTCAGTGGAACATGGGTCAG GTGAATCAGCAGATGTCAGGGATGACTCTGAACGGTGCAGGTGGCCAGATGGCCTTCACTCAGCCTCCGTCAGCTATGGGTGGATGGGCCGCCGCTGGATCCGGCCAGACTCTGAGTACACAGCTATGGAAGTGA
- the cenpk gene encoding centromere protein K, producing the protein MAEVKPGGQAAAELSEDALSELMDQCEDQFAQLEKLQNEIILCEPDFCENPQEQSVNRLMATEAELKQWQTVEPELLVTNSEVLLQAGREEMLKMCSELEMVVSCHEAKRDKLRETKELEQKWLEEKKQALMAANDHVDRLRMEKEKLSEHSVLLDTKAKIQKMKVYQERLMESLGDILEKHVPLPQNEASTNKKKKNISQELNEDLISLNEILELLMNKVLNTPHDPYVMMDNTFWPPYIEMLLRYGIAVRHQENNFKIRLETFC; encoded by the exons ATG GCTGAGGTGAAGCCAGGCggccaggcagcagcagagctgtcaGAGGACGCTCTGAGTGAGCTGATGGACCAGTGCGAGGATCAGTTTGCTCAGCTGGAAAAG CTTCAGAATGAGATTATACTGTGTGAACCAGACTTCTGTGAGAATCCGCAAGAGCAG TCAGTAAATCGACTGATGGCGACAGAAGCTGAACTGAAGCAGTGGCAGACAGTGGAGCCGGAAT TGCTGGTAACAAATTCGGAAGTTTTACTTCAAGCTGGAAGAGAGGAG ATGCTCAAAATGTGCTCTGAACTTGAGATGGTTGTTTCTTGCCACGAagcaaagagagacaaactgagAGAAACTAAAGAACT tgaacAGAAGtggctggaggagaagaaacaggCACTGATGGCTGCCAATGATCACGTGGATCGACTTCGAATGGAAAAGGAGAAATTATCAGAGCACAG CGTATTGCTGGACACCAAGGCAAAAATCCAGAAGATGAAGGTCTACCAGGAAAGGTTGATGGAGTCTCTGGGGGACATACTGGAGAAGCATGTCCCGCTGCCTCAGAATGAAGCCAGTacaaataagaagaagaag aacATTTCCCAGGAGTTAAATGAAGACTTGATTTCACTTAATGAAATTCTTGAG CTGCTCATGAACAAGGTCCTGAACACACCACACGACCCCTACGTGATGATGGACAACACATTCTGGCCACCGTACATAGAGATGCTGCTCCGCTATGGTATTGCAGTGAGGCACCAAGAGAATAACTTCAAGATCCGCCTGGAAACGTTTTGTTAA
- the lbx1b gene encoding transcription factor LBX1b — translation MMTSKEVAKCDAVENRRRSPLDHLPPPANSNKPLTPFSIEDILNKPSVKRSYTICGTAHLISSSEKHRPSSIPLSSRALLNQTSPLCALEELASKTFKGLEVSVLQAAEGRDGMTLFGQRSTPKKRRKSRTAFTNHQIYELEKRFLYQKYLSPADRDQIAQQLGLTNAQVITWFQNRRAKLKRDLEEMKADVESAKAVGQVPLDKLAKLADLEKCANGTLGHPRGESPARGGLQEHELAQKLRSSPLSPFSDHTTSKECSEDEDVEIDVDD, via the exons ATGATGACATCCAAAGAAGTGGCCAAATGTGATGCAGTGGAGAACAGGAGGCGAAGTCCGCTGGACCACTTGCCGCCTCCTGCCAACTCCAACAAGCCGCTGACCCCCTTCAGCATCGAGGACATCCTGAATAAACCGTCTGTGAAACGAAGTTACACAATTTGCGGCACGGCTCATCTAATTTCGTCCTCCGAGAAGCACCGTCCGTCCAGCATCCCTCTGTCCAGCCGGGCTCTCCTCAACCAAACCTCCCCGCTCTGCGCGCTAGAGGAGCTGGCCAGCAAGACCTTCAAGGGGCTGGAAGTCAGCGTTTTACAGGCTGCGGAAG GCCGGGACGGGATGACTCTGTTCGGCCAGAGAAGCACCCCGAAGAAGCGTCGGAAGTCTCGGACGGCGTTCACCAATCACCAAATCTACGAGCTGGAGAAGCGCTTCCTGTACCAGAAGTACCTCTCCCCGGCCGACCGGGACCAGATCGCGCAGCAGCTGGGCCTGACGAACGCGCAGGTCATCACGTGGTTTCAGAACCGGAGGGCCAAGCTAAAACGGGACCTGGAGGAGATGAAGGCCGACGTGGAGTCGGCCAAGGCCGTCGGCCAGGTCCCCTTGGACAAACTCGCCAAGCTGGCGGACCTGGAGAAATGCGCCAACGGCACGCTAGGCCACCCGCGAGGCGAGTCCCCCGCGCGGGGCGGCCTGCAGGAGCACGAGCTCGCTCAGAAACTGCGGTCGTCGCCGCTGTCTCCGTTCTCAGACCACACAACGAGTAAAGAGTGCTCAGAGGACGAGGACGTGGAGATCGATGTGGATGACTGA